CGAATATTACGTTTGGCGACGGGGAGGCTGCTTGGTCGGCGCAATGGTTCGGCGGGGTCCACGTTGCTTTACAAAGGCGATTGATTAAACTAATATTAAGTTATCTCAAGTATGATCCGGAACGCGTCGTCTTCGAACGGATCGAGCATATCCGCAGCTTCGCGCTTCAAGGCACCGCAGGCAACGCACTGCTCCTCATTGAGCCTTCACTCACGCTACGCAGGGAATATGATCGGGTCATTTTACATACTATGGTGTTACCAACAGGCTCATACTGCTACGAGGTGCATGAAGGGCAAGCTGAACTGAGCATTGCGAAGACGAGGACGCGACTGTCCTTTCTGTGGCTGGATCGCGCTGAAGCGGTAGTGGGGCAGCCTGCAGACGACGAAGCGGTGTTCGATCTTGCGAACATTTCTCTTCCTATATACATCCGTAGCCGCAGAGATGGGGATCGAATGTCTCCGTTTGGGTTAAACGGGTCCAAAAAGGTGAAAGATATGTTCATTGACGCGAAGGTGGCAGCACGTAATCGGGAACGTACACCGATTATTACGGATGGTGAGGGTCGGCTGCTGTGGCTGCCCGGTGTCCGCAGATCATCGCTGGCACCGGTAACGGAAGAGACGAAGCGGCTTCTGGTGATGAGGCTTTATTTCGATTAACTTACTGTAGGAGGATCTCTTTTGCAAAACGATGTACTGGAAGTTCTATACTCAGAAGAGCAAATTCAAGACAAGGTCAAGGAAATGGGCGAGCTGATCAGCCGCGACTTTGAAGGGCGCAATCCGCTCGTCATTTGCGTATTGAAGGGCGCGTTTATTTTTATGTCCGATCTCGTGAAGCGCATTACGATTCCGCTCGAGCTTGACTTCATGGCGGTATCGAGCTATGGACATTCGACCAAGTCGTCGGGCGTCGTCAAGATTATCAAGGATTTGGACATCTCCGTAGAAGGGCGGCACGTCTTGATCGTTGAGGACATTATTGACAGCGGTCTGACGCTCAGCTACCTCATCGATGTACTGGAGCGGCGCAATGCGTTATCCATTACAGTCGCAGCCTTGTTCGATAAGCCCGCTCGCCGGACGGTGGAGCTCGATGCCGATTACAAGGGCTTCGTCATTCCTGATGCCTTCGTCGTTGGTTATGGACTTGATTACGCGGAGAAGTATCGGAATTTGCCTTATGTCGGCATATTGAAGCCTGAGGTTTACTCCCACTAGCATTTCTTGAGAAGCCAAGACGTGCTATGGTACAATATACAAAGTTGCCGTTTGTAGAGAGGAGGTAGGGGATGAACCGCATCATTCGCAATACAGGCTTTTATCTGCTTATCTTTCTGGTCACTGTCGGAATCGTTTCCTTCATTAGTAACCGTGGAGAGCAGAAGACCGTTATCAGCTACGATCAGCTCCGCCAGCATCTAATCAGCAAGAACGTGGAATCGATCGTAGTGAAGTATGATGCTCAGACGTATTTGGTCAAAGGGGAGCTTAAGTCTGCGGAATCGCCAGAGAAGAAGAAGTTCGAGGCTCGAGCGCCGTATGAGGAAAGCAGCGGAAACATATTCCGTCTGATCGAACAAAGCGACATTCCCTCGGGAAACGTTTACATTGACAAGATGGAAGGGGACAATGTTTGGATCAGCTTCCTTACCTCCATTATCCCGTTCGTCATTATCTTTATCCTGTTCTTCTTCCTGCTCAATCAAGCCCAAGGCGGCGGCGGGAAGGTCATGAACTTTGGAAAAAGCCGGGCAAGGCTGTATAACGAGGAGAAGAAGCGCGTTACCTTCGAGGACGTTGCCGGGGCAGACGAGGAGAAGCAGGAGCTGGTCGAGGTTGTCGAGTTTTTGAAGGACCCGCGCAAGTTCGCCGCAGTCGGAGCTCGTATTCCGAAGGGCGTCCTGCTGAATGGACCTCCGGGAACGGGTAAGACGCTGCTTGCTCGTGCTGTAGCAGGCGAGGCGGGCGTACCTTTCTTCAGCATCAGTGGCTCCGACTTTGTGGAAATGTTCGTCGGGGTTGGTGCATCCCGTGTACGTGACTTGTTCGAGAATGCGAAGAAGAATGCTCCTTGTATCATATTCATAGATGAAATTGATGCCGTTGGTCGTCAGCGCGGCGCCGGTCTTGGCGGCGGTCACGATGAGAGAGAGCAGACGCTCAACCAGTTGCTCGTCGAGATGGACGGCTTCGGGGCCAACGAGGGCATCATCATCGTAGCAGCGACGAACCGTCCGGATATTCTCGATCCGGCCTTGCTTCGTCCGGGACGCTTCGACCGTCAGATTACAGTCGATCGCCCAGATGTGAAGGGCCGCGAGGCTGTCCTGAAGGTGCATGCGCGCAATAAGCCGCTTGCCAAGGATGTGAAGCTGGATCAGCTGTCCCGCTACACGACCGGGTTCACCGGTGCGGACCTCGAGAACCTGCTGAATGAGGCGGCACTCATCGCAGCTAGGCGTAACCGCAAGGACATCTCTATGGCTGAGATCGATGAAGCGTTCGACCGCGTCATCGTCGGTACGCAGAAGAAGAGCCGTGTCATTAGTGAGCGTGAGAAGCGGATGGTCGCTTTCCACGAAGCAGGACATACCGTAGTCGGACTTCACGTCGAGGACGCGGAGATGGTACACAAGGTAACGATCATCCCTCGCGGACGGGCAGGCGGCTATGTGATGATGCTGCCCAAGGAAGGCGAAGACCGGATGATGCAGACGAAGAACGAGCTGCTCGATAAGGTGACAGGACTTCTCGCAGGACGTGTTGCCGAGGAGCTGTTCATCGGTCAGATCGGTACAGGGGCGTATAGCGACTTCCAACGCGCAACTGGTATTATTCGCCGGATGATTACTGAATTCGGGATGAGCGATAAGCTCGGTCCGATGCAATTCGGCACGTCCCAGGGTCAAGTATTCCTCGGCCGGGATATCGGTCATGAGCAGAACTACAGCGATGCTATCGCGTACGAGATCGATCAGGAGATGCAGTCGATGATTCGCGGCTGCTACGATCGTGCGAAGGAGATCTTGACCACGCACAGCGACCAGGTCAAGCTGATCGCCGAGACGCTGATGGAGAAGGAAACGCTGGAGAAGGATCAGATTCAAGAGCTGATCAAGAACGGCAAGCTCGGAGAGAAGCAAGAAGCGGAGGATGCAGCGCCGCAGCAGCTGAGCTCTGAGGATTTGAAGATCAGCATTCAGCCAAGGGATGATGAGTCAGCAGGTAGTAAGCCAGGCTCCTCGGATGACGAGGCGAAGTAATAGAAGAAAGTCGGTGCCTATAGGTGCCGGCTTTTCCTTTTTTATTGTAGGCTAAGAACGGTCCGAATACGGAAAACTATGCACATGAACACGCTATGCACGTTACGGCTCGAATAAAGGCGTTTTTCTATAGTGGAGCACCGATTTTAGTCATTGACATCACGTATGTGCACGTGTAAATTAGGTTTAAATCTTTATTATGCTTGTGAACATTTTCACCAGCTTGGTGATGAATAGGAAGGTGTGCCATGGAAGCACTAGCGCTAGAGAGGAAGGCTGAGCAGCAGCGAGAGCTGAAGGAACGGATTGCCCAGCTGAAGAAGGAACGGAACGCCATTATACTTGCTCATTATTATCAGCGTGATGAAATACAAGAGGTCGCGGACTTCCGCGGAGATTCCTTCTTGCTCGCTCAAAAGGCAGCTTCGACGGATGCAGAGGTGATCGTCTTCTGCGGTGTTCACTTCATGGGGGAGAGCGCGAAGATCTTAGCGCCGAACAAGACGGTGCTTATTCCCGATGAGCGTGCTGGTTGCCCGATGGCGGACATGGTCAATGTGGACGGCTTGCGCGCACTGAAGAAGCAGCATCCGAATGCGAAGGTCGTCGCCTACATTAACACGTCGGCTGATGTGAAGTCGGAGACGGATATTTGCTGTACGTCAGCGAATGCGATTAAGGTTATTGAGTCGGTTGACTCAGATGAAATTATTTGGGTGCCGGATAAGAACTTGGGCGACTACGTGTCTAAGTTTACGAACAAGAAGATGATTATATGGGAAGGCTATTGCAATACGCATGACATGCTGACGGTCAAGGACGTTGAGGAGATGAAGGCTCAGCATCCGAATGCACAGTTCGTCGTCCATCCGGAATGCCGCCCAGAGGTCGTGAAGCTAGGTGATTTCGTAGGCAGTACGACTGCGATCATTAAGTATTGCAAGGAGTCGGATTGTCAAGAGTTCATCGTTGGAACGGAGGACGGAACTGGCTATCAGCTGCGACTAGACAGCCCTAATAAGACATTCCACTTCGCTACTAAATATCTCGTCTGTCCGAATATGAAGGTGAACAATCTGAAGAAGGTTGTGAAATGTCTGGAGACGAACAGTCCGCAGATATATGTACCGCAGGACGTTGCCGATAAGGCCAGAGCTTCTCTAGAGCGCATGCTGCTTGTTAAGTAGCATGCGCTACTTCTCTGTTAAGAAGGTGCAAGCTATTGATTCCTCGTTATCTCGTTAATTTTGATACCGAGTCCATTCCGTGTGTATACACGGATGTCATTGTGATCGGCGTAGGCATCGCCGGTCTTTTTACCGCACTTAAGAGCGCGGAAAAGCACAAGGTGCTGATGGTGACGAAGAAGTCTTTGCTCGATAGTAATACCCGTTATGCGCAAGGTGGCATTGCTGCCGTCATCTCGGATGAGGATTCCCCGGCGTACCATCGTCAAGATACACTTATTGCAGGAGCAGGGCTCTGTTCGTCGTCAGCGGTCGATGTCCTCGTCCATGAAGGGCCTGCTGGTGTCGAGGATCTGATTCGTATGGGCACCGAGTTCGATATGGAGGACGGACAGTACGCATTGACGAAGGAGGGCGCTCACAGTCAGCGCCGTATTCTGCATGCGCAAGGGGATGCGACGGGAGCGGAGATCGTACGGGCGTTGTCCGAGAAGACGAAGCAGGACCCGAACATTGACATTTGGGATGATCACTTTGTTATCGATCTGATCACTGAGAACGGAGAATGCTTCGGTGCGTTGATTCAGAAGCCGGACGGTCAGAAGGTGCTTGTCTGTGCTAATGCAACGGTACTCTGCTCTGGCGGGGCTGGACAGCTGTATCGATATACGACCAATCCTGACATAGCGACAGGAGACGGTATCGCGATCGCTTACCGTGCCGGCGCGAACATTCGTGATGTGGAGTTCATTCAATTCCATCCGACGGCTCTCTGTTATTCCGGAGCGCCACGATTCCTCATCTCCGAGGCGGTTCGAGGGGAAGGGGCTGTGCTGCGCAACATTCATGGAGATCGCTTCATGGAGCGCTATCATCCTCAGCTTGAGCTGGCGCCGCGGGATATTGTTGCTCGTGCCATCGTGAGTGAGATGGAGCAGACAAGCTCGATGTTCGTCTATATCGACTTTACCCATGAGTCGGAGGAGACGGTGAAGCATCGATTCCCGACGATCTACGAGACATGCTTGAACTACGGACTGGACCTGTCCAGCGATTGGATTCCGGTCGCTCCGGCTGCGCATTATATGATGGGCGGTGTCGAGACAGACTTGTATGGAGAAACGGTGATCAAACGTTTGTTCGCCTGTGGTGAAGTGTCATCAACCGGTGTACATGGCGCGAATCGACTCGCTAGTAATTCACTATCGGAGGCGATCGTCTTCGGCAGGCGAATCGTGGAGCGAATCGACCACCTGAGCTCGGTCGGAGCGATGCCAGCGCTGTCTGTTAACGATGAAGGCAAGGAGCCGATGACTCAGCCAGTCGTGGAGAAGAAGCTGAAGCTGCAGAAGCTGATGCTTCGGTACGTCGGTCTGAAGCGCAGCGGAACAGGGCTTGCGAAGGGCTATGAGGAGCTGAAGCGTCACGAATCATTTTTCAACAGTGTGCTATCTAAGCGTGAGGAGTACGAATTTGCCAATCTGCTTACGTGCGCATTGCTGACGACAGAGGCTGCACTTATCCGGGAAGAAAGTCGCGGTGGTCACTATCGAGAAGATTTCCCAGAGCGGGATGATCTAGTATGGCGCAAGCATACCGTCTTCAATCGGATGAACGGGATGACGGAGGGACGAATCGATGAATATTGAGCTGAATGTGGCAGCACTTGAGGCAAGTATACGAGCTTGGCTGGAAGAAGATATCGGGATGGGCGATGTGACGACGATGTCGACCATCGCTGCCGATTCGCTAGGAATTGGAATTATTCATGTGAAGGATACGGGTCTTGTTGCGGGTGTACCCGTAGCAGAGGCCGTATTCCGCGTCGTAGATTCGAGTCTGCGGTTCGTGCCGAAGGTGTCGGACGGACAAGCTGTTGAGTACGGAGCTGTGCTTGCTGAAGTGTACGGGAGTACACGGAGTATTCTGCTCGGCGAGCGGCTGGCACTCAACCTCATGCAACGTATGTCCGGCATTGCTACGCGAACGCGGCAATTCGTCGAGCGTCTCGACGGGCTGCCGACACGTCTAGTCGACACGAGGAAGACGACACCTGGCCATCGC
Above is a genomic segment from Paenibacillus sp. YYML68 containing:
- the hpt gene encoding hypoxanthine phosphoribosyltransferase — protein: MQNDVLEVLYSEEQIQDKVKEMGELISRDFEGRNPLVICVLKGAFIFMSDLVKRITIPLELDFMAVSSYGHSTKSSGVVKIIKDLDISVEGRHVLIVEDIIDSGLTLSYLIDVLERRNALSITVAALFDKPARRTVELDADYKGFVIPDAFVVGYGLDYAEKYRNLPYVGILKPEVYSH
- the ftsH gene encoding ATP-dependent zinc metalloprotease FtsH, with the translated sequence MNRIIRNTGFYLLIFLVTVGIVSFISNRGEQKTVISYDQLRQHLISKNVESIVVKYDAQTYLVKGELKSAESPEKKKFEARAPYEESSGNIFRLIEQSDIPSGNVYIDKMEGDNVWISFLTSIIPFVIIFILFFFLLNQAQGGGGKVMNFGKSRARLYNEEKKRVTFEDVAGADEEKQELVEVVEFLKDPRKFAAVGARIPKGVLLNGPPGTGKTLLARAVAGEAGVPFFSISGSDFVEMFVGVGASRVRDLFENAKKNAPCIIFIDEIDAVGRQRGAGLGGGHDEREQTLNQLLVEMDGFGANEGIIIVAATNRPDILDPALLRPGRFDRQITVDRPDVKGREAVLKVHARNKPLAKDVKLDQLSRYTTGFTGADLENLLNEAALIAARRNRKDISMAEIDEAFDRVIVGTQKKSRVISEREKRMVAFHEAGHTVVGLHVEDAEMVHKVTIIPRGRAGGYVMMLPKEGEDRMMQTKNELLDKVTGLLAGRVAEELFIGQIGTGAYSDFQRATGIIRRMITEFGMSDKLGPMQFGTSQGQVFLGRDIGHEQNYSDAIAYEIDQEMQSMIRGCYDRAKEILTTHSDQVKLIAETLMEKETLEKDQIQELIKNGKLGEKQEAEDAAPQQLSSEDLKISIQPRDDESAGSKPGSSDDEAK
- the nadA gene encoding quinolinate synthase NadA; the encoded protein is MEALALERKAEQQRELKERIAQLKKERNAIILAHYYQRDEIQEVADFRGDSFLLAQKAASTDAEVIVFCGVHFMGESAKILAPNKTVLIPDERAGCPMADMVNVDGLRALKKQHPNAKVVAYINTSADVKSETDICCTSANAIKVIESVDSDEIIWVPDKNLGDYVSKFTNKKMIIWEGYCNTHDMLTVKDVEEMKAQHPNAQFVVHPECRPEVVKLGDFVGSTTAIIKYCKESDCQEFIVGTEDGTGYQLRLDSPNKTFHFATKYLVCPNMKVNNLKKVVKCLETNSPQIYVPQDVADKARASLERMLLVK
- the nadB gene encoding L-aspartate oxidase; translated protein: MIPRYLVNFDTESIPCVYTDVIVIGVGIAGLFTALKSAEKHKVLMVTKKSLLDSNTRYAQGGIAAVISDEDSPAYHRQDTLIAGAGLCSSSAVDVLVHEGPAGVEDLIRMGTEFDMEDGQYALTKEGAHSQRRILHAQGDATGAEIVRALSEKTKQDPNIDIWDDHFVIDLITENGECFGALIQKPDGQKVLVCANATVLCSGGAGQLYRYTTNPDIATGDGIAIAYRAGANIRDVEFIQFHPTALCYSGAPRFLISEAVRGEGAVLRNIHGDRFMERYHPQLELAPRDIVARAIVSEMEQTSSMFVYIDFTHESEETVKHRFPTIYETCLNYGLDLSSDWIPVAPAAHYMMGGVETDLYGETVIKRLFACGEVSSTGVHGANRLASNSLSEAIVFGRRIVERIDHLSSVGAMPALSVNDEGKEPMTQPVVEKKLKLQKLMLRYVGLKRSGTGLAKGYEELKRHESFFNSVLSKREEYEFANLLTCALLTTEAALIREESRGGHYREDFPERDDLVWRKHTVFNRMNGMTEGRIDEY